The Gemmatimonadota bacterium DNA window CGCTCGGCGCGCAACCCATGATACGTCACGCCCTTGAGCTCGCGAAGCGGCGCGCCGGGCGGCCGGGTGCAGTGTACGCGTGCGCTGAGCCCGCGCTCGTGCAGCACGGGGAACTCAGCCTCCTGGCAGGCCAGCCCGTGGACGTCATGCAGGTAAAGGAGCTCGCGCAGCCAGAGCGCGAGGAGCGAGGCGACGTCTTCCGCCTCGAGCACGATCTCCCGCCGCTCGGCCGCGCCGGCCTGCTCCACTTCCCTCACGGAGCCATACAGTAGCAGCAGCATGCCCGCCGCCGCGCGGCGGAACAGCTCGGGCAGGTCACGCGCCCGGAGCTCCAGCCCCACGTCCGCCGTGTGGTCCAGCCAGCGAACGCCCGGCGGCACCGCGTTCGAATCATGGCGCATGCCCTGACATCCTGCGTTGGCCGCCAGCCGGACGCAACGCCCATCCCGAGCCGACCCCGGCCTCTCCCTGCCGGCTGGCCTCGGCTTGCTCTCCTCGCGCGTCCCGCCGTAGCTTGCCCACACTTCCACCGCCGTCCAACCCCTGGCCAACGTGGGATAGCGTTGATGCAGATCTTCCGCGAACCCAAGGTCACACTGCTCGCGCGCCAGCAATTCCTGGGCGCGCCTCACATC harbors:
- a CDS encoding archease; this translates as MRHDSNAVPPGVRWLDHTADVGLELRARDLPELFRRAAAGMLLLLYGSVREVEQAGAAERREIVLEAEDVASLLALWLRELLYLHDVHGLACQEAEFPVLHERGLSARVHCTRPPGAPLRELKGVTYHGLRAERRGGEWRARVIFDV